The following coding sequences lie in one Brachionichthys hirsutus isolate HB-005 chromosome 15, CSIRO-AGI_Bhir_v1, whole genome shotgun sequence genomic window:
- the LOC137904528 gene encoding BMP/retinoic acid-inducible neural-specific protein 3-like, translating into MSCQRTHKRLSLLWEGAALSLWLCCCCRWTSGAPAGRDPPGAPGAPGSLGWLLSDKGPFHQSLEFTEAAERYQQGFDTRYKIYREFGRWKVNSLAAEKRDSPGGSGGLALPLDPDFMNAVRQLGRRPTLQTITESLIKKYGTHLLLAATLGGEESLTIFVDKRKLLQGSPSPTVTEGSPSGGGNSSATGTVTLEALHQLAASYFTDRESTLRKLHHLQIASTAIRVTETRTGPLGCSNYDNLDTVSSVLVHSPENKVQLQGLQVILPGYLQNLFIQAALDYVGCKSEGRFVCRSGDCWCECGVGFPECNCPRSDLHTLERNLRRIRDNWRLTNQEFEESEEFQSFVRKLPTHHAVNASVVEHLWRTDSGLPQRYRQLEAAGGQLLAKARRTANKLFSLSKRCRKQPRIVLQRPRPLSFWLSFALSVLYCSESNQVGVYSDGSRSCSCPYGRPPCQGLVPCSVGDGPRCASCATENRTRCSGCNPGFTLTQGACRPTVPDPTDPYLGMESDRDLQDLELRYLLQRRDPRIALHGVFVSNDVRVNTWFDPSWRKRMLITLKSNRVKSNRVHMLLGLSLQFCLTRNSTLEPALALFVNPFGGSHSESWTMPVGQHGYPDWERTRLGIPLDCYNWTLTLGNRWKSFFETVHFYLRSRIRDAGATGGNKSAAAYNEPLEAAEPPSNVGYMKVNSMQLFGYSVHFDPEAIQDLILQIDYPYTQGSQDSALLQLVELRYRVNRLSPPGSPHVDLFACLLRHRLKLSAADVTRILAALQAFGTRQPNNVEYEANKLCS; encoded by the exons ATGAGCTGCCAGAGGACCCATAAGCGGCTGTCTCTGCTATGGGAGGGGGCGGCTCTCAGcctctggctctgctgctgctgccgctggacCTCCGGGGCGCCCGCCGGACGGGACCCCCCCGGAGCCCCCGGAGCCCCCGGCTCCCTGGGCTGGCTGCTGTCGGATAAGGGGCCCTTCCACCAGTCCCTGGAGTTCACAGAAGCCGCTGAGAGGTACCAGCAGGGCTTCGACACCAGATACAAGATCTACAG agagTTTGGTCGATGGAAGGTCAACAGCCTGGCGGCGGAGAAGCGGGACAGTCCCGGCGGCAGCGGCGGACTGGCTCTGCCCCTCGACCCCGACTTCATGAACGCCGTCCGCCAGCTGGGGAGGCGGCCGACCCTCCAGACGATTACAGAGAGTCTAATCAAGAAATATGGcacccacctcctcctcgccgccacCCTGGGAG GAGAAGAGTCCCTGACCATATTTGTGGACAAGAGGAAGCTCCTCCAGGGGTCTCCTTCCCCCACGGTGACCGAGGGAAGCCCTAGCGGTGGCGGGAACTCGAGCGCCACCGGCACGGTGACCCTGGAGGCCCTCCACCAGCTGGCTGCTTCCTACTTCACCGACAGGGAGAGCACCCTCCGGAAGCTGCACCACCTGCAGATCGCATCCACTGCCATACGG GTGACGGAAACCAGAACCGGGCCCCTCGGATGCAGCAACTACGACAATCTGGACACCGTCAGCTCTGTTCTGGTTCACAGTCCAGAGAACAAGGTCCAACTACAAG GGCTGCAGGTGATCCTGCCGGGATACCTGCAGAACCTCTTCATCCAGGCGGCTCTGGACTACGTTGGCTGTAAATCCGAAGGTCGGTTCGTTTGCCGGAGCGGCGACTGCTGGTGCGAATGCGGCGTGGGCTTTCCTGAGTGTAACTGCCCCCGCTCCGACCTGCACACTCTGGAACGCAACCTGCGGCGCATCAGAGACAACTGGAGACTCACCAACCAGGAGTTTGAGGAATCTG AGGAGTTCCAAAGCTTCGTCCGGAAGCTGCCGACCCATCACGCCGTGAACGCGTCCGTCGTGGAACACCTGTGGCGGACCGACTCCGGCCTGCCGCAGCGCTACAGGCAGCTGGAGGCCGCCGGCGGCCAGCTTCTCGCCAAGGCTCGCCGCACCGCCAACAAGCTCTTCAGCCTCAGCAAGCGGTGCAGGAAGCAGCCCAGGATAGTCCTGCAGAGGCCGAG GCCTCTGAGCTTCTGGCTGAGCTTCGCCCTCTCCGTCTTGTACTGCAGCGAGAGCAACCAGGTGGGCGTGTACAGCGACGGCAGCCGCAGCTGCTCCTGCCCCTACGGCCGCCCGCCCTGCCAGGGCCTCGTCCCCTGCTCCGTGGGCGACGGCCCCCGCTGCGCCTCCTGCGCCACGGAAAACCGCACGCGGTGCTCCGGCTGCAACCCGGGCTTCACCCTGACCCAGGGAGCGTGCAGGCCGACCGTGCCCGACCCTACAGACCCCTACCTGGGCATGGAAAGCGACCGggacctgcaggacctggagctGCGCTACCTGCTCCAGCGGCGCGACCCCCGCATCGCCCTGCACGGCGTGTTCGTGAGCAACGACGTGCGCGTCAACACGTGGTTCGATCCgtcctggaggaagaggatgctgatCACCCTCAAGAGCAACCGGGTTAAGTCCAACCGCGTGCACATGCTCCTCGGGCTCAGCCTCCAGTTCTGCCTCACCAGGAACAGCACCCTGGAGCCGGCACTGGCTCTGTTTGTGAACCCCTTCGGCGGCAGCCACTCGGAAAGCTGGACCATGCCTGTGGGCCAGCACGGGTACCCGGACTGGGAGCGGACCAGGCTGGGTATCCCCTTGGACTGCTACAACTGGACGTTGACGCTGGGAAACAGATGGAAGAGCTTTTTCGAGACGGTTCATTTCTATCTGAGGAGTCGCATCCGGGACGCGGGGGCGACGGGAGGGAACAAGAGCGCCGCGGCGTACAACGAGCCCCTGGAGGCCGCCGAGCCGCCGAGCAACGTCGGCTACATGAAAGTGAACAGCATGCAGCTGTTCGGATACAGCGTGCACTTTGACCCCGAAGCGATCCAGGACCTGATTCTGCAGATCGACTACCCGTACACTCAGGGGTCGCAGGACTCCgccctgctgcagctggtggagCTGCGCTACAGGGTCAACCGCCTCTCCCCGCCGGGGTCCCCCCACGTGGATCTGTTCGCCTGTCTGCTCCGCCACAGACTCAAGCTGTCCGCCGCGGACGTGACCAGGATACTCGCCGCGCTGCAAGCTTTCGGCACCAGACAGCCGAACAATGTGGAGTACGAGGCGAACAAACTGTGCAGCTAA
- the rgs5b gene encoding regulator of G-protein signaling 5b, whose product MCRGLDSLPATCLERAKELKALFGSLLQKSDQSMTGQSKKNDQRKLNVDEPIKWKESFDQLLTSQNGLCLFRAFLVSEFSEENIAFYLACEDYKATKPSKLAAKAKKIYDKFIGADAPREVNLDHATKAITRENMENPKDSSFELAQAKIYTLMEKDCYPRFLKSPTYLEVSRQAKTG is encoded by the exons ATGTGCAGAGGACTGGACTCGCTGCCCGCCACCTGCCTGGAGAG GGCGAAGGAGTTAAAAGCGCTGTTTGGGAGCTTGTTGCAAAAGTCCGACCAGAGCATGACCGGCCAGTCCAAGAAAAACGACCAACGGAA GTTGAACGTGGACGAGCCTATAAAGTGGAAGGAGTCGTTTGACCAGCTGCTGACGAGTCAAA ATGGGCTGTGCCTGTTCAGAGCCTTCCTGGTCTCCGAGTTCAGCGAGGAGAACATCGCCTTCTACTTGGCTTGCGAGGACTACAAGGCAACCAAGCCTTCCAAACTGGCCGCCAAAGCAAAGAAGATATACGACAAGTTCATCGGCGCCGATGCGCCACGTGAG GTAAATCTGGACCATGCGACCAAAGCCATCACAAGGGAGAACATGGAGAATCCAAAAGACTCCAGTTTTGAGCTGGCCCAAGCCAAAATCTACACCTTGATGGAGAAAGACTGCTATCCTCGCTTCCTCAAGTCGCCCACGTACCTCGAGGTCAGCAGGCAAGCCAAGACAGGCTAA